From Bradyrhizobium sp. 4:
CCGACGGCGAGCATCGCGATGAAGCTCGCGGCCGCCAGCCACCAGATGTACCAGATCAGGCCGAATCCCATCGCGGTGGCAAAGCCGGCCAGGATGATGCCGGTGCCGGTGCTGCTGGGCATGTGGATCGGCTTGAAGCCGGTGAGCGGGCGCTGATAGCCGCGCTTCTTCATGTCCCACCACGCGTCATTGTCGTGAACGACGGGAGTGAAAGCGAAGTTGTAGGCCGGCGGCGGCGAGGAGGTCGCCCATTCCAGCGTGCGCGCATCCCAGGGATCGCCGGTGACGTCCTTGAGCTGCTCGCGCCTGAGGAAGCTGACCGCGAACTGCATCAGCATCGAGAGGATGCCGAGGAAGACCAGGAAGGCGCCGATGCCGGCGACGATGAACCAGATCTGCAGGCTTGGGTCGTCGAACACACGGAGCCGGCGGGTCACGCCCATCAGGCCGAGCACATAGAGCGGCATGAAGGCGAGGTAGAAGCCGGTGACCCAGAACCAGAACGACAGCTTGCCCCAGAACGGATCGAGCTTGAAGCCGAACGCCTTCGGGAACCAGTAGCCGATACCGGCGAACGCGCCGAACACGACGCCGCCGATGATCACGTTGTGGAAGTGGGCGATCAGGAACAGGCTATTGTGCAGGACGAAGTCGGCCGGCGGCACCGCGAGCAGCACGCCGGTCATGCCGCCGAGCACGAAGGTTAGCATGAACGCGATCGTCCACATCATCGGCAGCTCGAACCGGATGCGGCCGCGATACATCGTGAACAGCCAGTTGAACATCTTCGCGCCCGTCGGGATCGAGATGATCATCGTGGTGATGCCGAAGAAGGAGTTGACGCTGGCGCCCGACCCCATCGTGAAGAAGTGGTGCAGCCAGACCAGGTAGGACAGGATGGTGATGACCACCGTGGCGTAGACCATCGAGGTGTAGCCGAACAGCCGCTTGCCCGAGAAGGTCGAGGTCACTTCCGAGAAGATGCCGAAGGCGGGGAGAACCAGGATGTAGACCTCGGGATGACCCCAGATCCAGATCAGGTTCACGTACATCATCGGGCTGCCGCCGAAATCGTTGGTGAAGAAGTTGGTGCCGACGTAGCGGTCGAGCGAGAGCAGCGCGAGCACGACGGTCAGAACCGGGAAGGAAGCGACGATCAGTACGTTGGTGCAGAGCGCGGTCCAGGTGAACACCGGCATCCGCATCATGGTCATGCCGGGGCATCGCAGCTTGACGATGGTGCAGATCAGGTTGATGCCGGACAATGTCGTTCCGACGCCCGCGACCTGTAAGCCCCATATGCAATAGTCGACGCCGACATCCGGACTGTAGCCGATGTTCGACAGCGGCGGATAAGCCAGCCAGCCGGTGCGGGCGAATTCGCCGATGAACAGCGAGGCCATCACCAGCACCGCGCCGCCGACCGTCATCCAGAAGCTGAAATTGTTCAGGAACGGGAACGACACGTCGCGCGCGCCGATCTGGAGCGGCACGACGAAGTTCATCAGGCCGGTGACCAGCGGCATCGCCACGAAGAAGATCATGATCACGCCGTGGGCGGTGAAGACCTGGTCGTAGTGATGGGAGTTGAGATAACCCTCGGAGCCACCGAAGGCGAGCGCCTGCTGCAACCGCATCATCAGCGCGTCGGCGAAGCCGCGCAGCAGCATCACGATGCCGAGGATCATGTACATGATGCCGATGCGCTTGTGGTCGACGCTGGTGAACCACTCGCTCCAGAGATAACCCCAGACGCGGAAATAGGTCAGGCCGGCAAGCATGATGAGGCCGCCGGTCGCCACCACGGCAAAGGTGCCGACGACGATCGGCTCGTGCAGCGGCAGCGATTCGAAGGTGAGCCGGCCGAAGATGAGCTTGAGAAGATCAGGAGACATGCGGGATCTCTTTACGAATCTGACTTCGGACGTTGTCCGAGGAAGAAGGACGAGGACTTCAGCGGCGTGAAAGTCGGCCGCTTCAGGCCGGCGCCGAGCAGCGGCGCGGTGTCGACAGGTGCCGTGATGGAGGCGGTGGTCCTGCCCTGCGGCGCATCGGGCGTGCAGGTGCCGGCGACGAAGGTCGGCTCCGGGCCAAGCGCCGTGCCGCGGCGGGCGTACTTGTCGTAGGCCAGCGGCAGGGTGTTGTTCAGGCCCTCATGGCCGAGGCCGCCCTTGGCGTCGATCGCCATCATCTCGCTCTGGCACATCTTGCCGGTCTCGACGCACATGTTGAGGATCAGGCGGTAGAGATCGGAATCGACGGTGCCGTAGCGCCGCACCGGCTCGTTCTGGCTGGGCTTTTCGAGCTGGAGATATTCGGCGCGGCCGAGCGAGCCGCCGCCGGACTTGGCGCTTGCGATCCAGGCGTCAAAGCCCTTGTCGTCGAAACCCTGGAAGTTGAAGTGCATGCCGGAGAAGCCGGCGCCGCTGTAGTTCGCCGAAAAGCCCCGGTAGGTGCCGGCGTGGTTCACGACGGCGTGGAGCTTGGTCTCCATGCCCGGCATCGCGTAGATCTGGCCGGCCAGCGCGGGGATGTAGAACGAGTTCATCACCGAGGACGCCGTGATGCGGAAGTTGATGGGGCGATCGACCGGAGCTGCCAGATCGTTGACGGTGGCGATGCCGTAGTCCGGATAGATAAAGAGCCACTTCCAGTCGAGTGCGACGACGTCGACCTCGAGCGGGGCCTTGGATTGGTCCACGGCGCGGTCGGCATGGATGCGGCCGAGCGTGCGATAGGGGTCGAGCAGATGCGTGCCCATCCAGGTCAGCGCGCCCAGGCAAACGATGATCAAGAGCGGCGCCGACCAGATCACCAGCTCGAGGCTGGTCGAGTGGTCCCATTCCGGCTCGTAGCGGGCGTCGGTGTTGGACTGGCGGTAGCGCCAGGCGAACAGCACCGTCAGCGCCATCACGGGGACGACAATCAGGAGCATCAGGACGGTGGAAATGATGACGAGGTCGCGCTGTTGCGCTGCGATATCGCCGGCCGGCGCCAGCACGATGTAGTTGCAGCCGCTGAGCGCAACCGCCAGGGGTAGCAGCGCCAGGATCTTGAAACGGGACACGGGCCGAGCCTTATGAGAATGAGTTTCTTTCGCGGGGCCAAGGGGTAGCTGCAACGCAGCAATCCGGACATTGGACAATTTGTCCAATGTTGCAGTGCGGGATGTTGCGCCAGACAGGGCTGGATTGCCTGGCGCCTCGCCGGGCGGTCGGCTTTGGTTTTCAGGACGTTAAGGGCGCGCGAATGGCGATGGCACAGACCCCCGCAATGGCAGACCACTCGGGCGAGCACGGCCACGACCAGGCCAGTCCCGGCGAGATCGCTATCGGCGTCATCATCGGCCGCACCTCGGAATTCTTCGACTTCTTCGTCTTTGCGATCGCCTCGGTGATCGTCTTCCCGCGCCTGGTGTTTCCGTTCACGAGCGAACTGACCGGCACCCTCTATTCCTTCATGGTTTTCGCGCTGGCCTTCATGGCCCGGCCGATCGGCACCGTCATTTTCATGACGGTCGACCGCGGGTACGGCAAGACGGCCAAGCTGATCTCGGCGCTGTTTCTGCTCGGCACCGCCACCGTCGCGATCGCGTTCCTGCCCGGCTATCACGAGATCGGCGCTGCCGCGATCTGGCTGCTGGCGCTGGCGCGCATCGCACAGGGTCTGGCCTGGGGCGGCGCCTGGGACGGCATGGCCTCGCTGCTGGCTCTGAACGCGCCGCCTTCGCAGCGCGGCTGGTACGCGATGGTGCCGCAGCTTGGCGCGCCGCTCGGTCTGATCGTGGCGAGCGGCCTGTTCGCCTATTTCGCCGGGAATCTCTCGGCCGACGATTTCTTCGATTGGGGCTGGCGCTATCCGTTCTTCGTCGCCTTTGCCATCAACGTCGTGGCGCTGTTCGCGCGCCTGCGCATGGTGACGACGGAAGAATATGCCTCGCTGTTCGAGACCCGCGAATTGCAGCCCTCGCGCATCTCCGAGACGGTGGCGCGCGAAGGCCAGAACATCATGCTCGGTGCGTTCGCGCCGTTGGCAAGCTTCGCGCTGTTCCACATGGTTACGGTGTTTCCGCTGTCCTGGGTATTCCTGTTCACCCGCGAAAGCCCGGTGCGCTTCCTGATCATCGAGATCGTCGCCGCCGTGTTCGGCGTCGGCGCGATCGTGCTCTCCGGCGTCATCGCCGACCGCGTCGGCCGCAAGTCGCTGCTGATGGGATCGGCGATCGCGATCGCGATCTACAGCGGCTTTGCCCCGCAGCTGCTCGATGCCGGCGCGTTCGGCGAGACCATCTACATGGTGATCGGCTTCATCCTGCTCGGTCTGTCGTTCGGCCAGTCGTCGGGCGCGATCGCGTCGAACTTCAAGCAGGCGTATCGCTACACGGCCTCGGCGCTGACCTCCGACATGGCCTGGCTGTTCGGCGCCGGCTTTGCACCGCTGGTCGCTCTGCTGCTTGCCACCAATCTCGGCGTCATCGCCTCGGGAGCGTACCTGCTGTCAGGCGCGTTCTGGACCTTGCTCGCGCTCTGGCTCAGCGGCCAGCGCGAGGCCGGCGATATGGACGCGGGGCGCTGATCGGGCGGAGCTTGAAGGGTGGGCAAAGGCGCGTAAGCGCCGTGCCCACCACCTTTCGACAATCCTGGCCGGAAATGGTGGGCACGCTTCGCTTTGCCCGCCCTACGGCAGTTTAGTGTATGTCAATCCGCCACGACCTTCACACGATCGCGCACCTTCACCTGCGCGTTGCGATCGAGCCCGTTGAGGACGCGGAAGCGCTCGGCGGGGTGATCGACGCCGGCCATGCGGTGGGAGAGCGATTCCACGGTGTCGCCGGGCTGCACGGTGATGACCTTGATGCGCAGCGGGCGCGCGGCCTGGATCTCGTCGAGCGTCAGCCGGCGGAATGAACCGACGGTCTCGCGCGCATTGCGCTCGCTCTCGGTCGATTTCTGCCGGGCCGCGAAGATGAAGCGGTAGACGTCGCTGCCGAAGCGCAACGCATAGACCTTGAACTGCCACTGGTCACCCTTCGCGGTCGCGGACGCAGCCGGAAAACCGTTGATGGTGATGTCCTCGGTGGAGGCCTTCTCGACGCCCTCCATCCAGCCGGAATTCAGGTAATCGCCGAGCGACTGTTCGGCCGGCACCCGCACGACGTCGAACCGCATCGCCTGCGAGCCGCCGTCGCGCACGCCGATCACGGCCTGCGCGGTGTTGTCGAGCGTGAAATTGTCCGGCGCCTGGAAGGTGAAGCCGAGCTTCGGATGCAGGAAGCGCCGGCCGCGGACAAAACCTTCACTGGGGTCTTCGCCGTAGACGAGATTGTCGATCGCGGCGAGATAGGTCTCGCGGTCGCGCTCGCCGCCCTCTGGCGCTGCGTATTGCCGCGCGATGGTCTGCGCGTTCTGCACGCGCTCGGGCGTTGCCGGATGCGACGAGGTGAAATCCTGCGCGCGCGGATCGAGCGAAGTCTTGCCGACCTTCAGCTCGGCATTGCGCTCCATCGCCGAGAGAAAGCGTGCGGCACCATAAGGGTCGAAATGGGCCTTGGCGGAGATGCCGACGCCGACGCCGTCGGCCTCGAACTCCTGATTGCGCGAAAAGCTCGCCATCGTCAGCTTGGTCTTGGCGAGCGCGAGCGCGGTGAGATCGGGATCGTTGCTCATGTCGGTGACGACGCGGGTGACGATCGCCGCCTGGCGGGCCTGGTCCTCACGCATCGCGGCGTGCTTGGACAGCACATGCGCCATCTCGTGGCTGAGCACGGAGGACAATTCCGACGTATCGCTCGCCAGCGCAAGAAGGCCGCGCGTGACATAGAGCTGACCGTTCGGCAGCGCGAAGGCGTTCACCGCGCCGGAATTGAGGATCGTGACCCGGTAACCCTGATCGGGGCGGTCGGACGCCGCGACCAGCCGGTCGACGGTCTTGGTGACGAGCGATTCGAGCCTGGGGTCGTCGTAGGTGCCGCCATAGCTCGCCAGGATGCGCTCGTGCTCCTTCTCGGTGGCGGGGGTCTGCGCGACGGCCGGCTTCGGCTTGGGCATCGCGACGGTCGGCGGGGCCGCCGCGGTCTGGAACCGGCCCATATCGCCGCAGCCGGCGAGGGCTGAACCCAGCACGAGGCATAGCGCAGCCGGCGCTGCCCGCAGGCGGCGGTGTTCACCTCGTCCGTGCCGTCCTAGCACCCCATTCACGTCGCTTAACCCGTGCCTGGCCCCTTTTAGGGCCTTACCCCTGTCGGCTCGTTTGCGCCCAGCAACTCGATCTGTCCCACGAGGCGTACATCGATACGCGGCCCCGTATTCCCCTCAGCCCAGCCCCGGACACGAATACGTTTATTTTCCAGAGACTTAAGGACGATCCCGGCGCCTTCGAACGCGGGTACCATGCGCTTTGAAATAGTCACGGCGAAGCCGCGTGTCCAGTTCCGTCCGAAGTTGAGGTAGGTCATTGCCCCAGCTTGCCGGACCGACAGGACTTTGCCCTCGACCACCACAAAACGCCCGATCCCCGCCAAAATATCGTCCGGACTTTCCGCGTTTTTTATGGCCGACGGGTCAGCCCAGCTGCCCTTTTTTTGGCGCCTCGCCTCGGCCTCCGACGCCATCAGGGCGGCCGCGCAGTCCTTATCGGCGATCTCGGCGGAGACGATGGCGTCGCCCTGGGCGAGGAGCGTTGCCTGCACGGAGATGTCGCTCTCGCCGACAAAGACCAGCGCGCCCTGGCGGCCATAGCGATCGGGCGTGTCGTCAGCGCTGCGCAAAATAACGTCGCGACCGACGAGCAGCGTGGTCAGCGCCTGCTTCGTGGTCGCGGTCGGCTCGATGCCGGTCAAGCGGATTTCCCGGCCGTCATCGAGACGCAGACTGCGCGCATCGATCGCGGCGACGCGGCCTTCGCCCTGGGACTCGAACTGGCACGGCGCGGCGGACGCACCGCGAGCCGCGACCAGAAGACATGCGACGATGAGATGAAGCAGTCGCGTCACGTTGCCCGGAAAGGTTGCGTTGCGCTCCAACCATAACTCAAGCGCGGTGGGGCGCGAAGACTGTTTGTTCATACTCCGTCATTGCGAGCGCAGCGAAGCAATCCAGAGTCCCTCCGAGGAAAGATCCTGGATTGCTTCGCTGCGCTCGCAATGATGGCGGAGGCCACTCTTCCGCATCTCGTCATTCCGCTTTGCGGAAAGCGCGTGTTGATCGTTCATCTGCAGCGTCCCGCGCGCTTGCTGCGCTGTCGCGCATGCGGCATGATTGCGACAACACCAATAACCAAGCCGCCATTAGAGACAGGCGATCAAGGGAGGTCTTTTTCGATGAAGCATGTTTTGTCGGGCATTTTCGCTGCTGCGCTGGCGCTTAGTGCAAGCGCCGTGCAGGCGCAGGACAAGCCGCCACTGAAGATCGGCGGCATTCTCGACATGTCGAGCCTCTATGCCGACATCACCGGCCCCGGCAGCGAGACCGCGGCCAAGATGGCCGTGGAGGACTTTGGCGGCGAGGTGCTCGGCCGCAAGATCCAGGTTCTGGCTGCCGACCATCAGAACAAGGCCGATCTCTCCGCCAACATCGCTCGCGACATGCTCGACAATCAGGGCGTCGAGATGATCTACGACGTCGCGGCCTCCGCGACCGCGCTCGCCGCCGGCGAGATCGCGAAAGCGCGCAACAAGATCATCATGTTTAACGGCCCGGGCTCGATCCGCCTCACCAACGAGGCCTGCGGTCCCTATACCATTCACTACGTGTTCGACACCTACGGCCAGGCCAATGTGACCGGCCTTGCGGCCGTGAAGTCCGGCCTCGACACCTGGTACTTCCTCACCGCCGACTACGCCTTCGGCCAGGATCTGGAGAAGGACACCAGCGCCGTCGTGACCAAGACCGGCGGCAAGGTGCTCGGCAGCGTGCGCCATCCGCTCAATACGTCGGATTTCTCGTCGTTCCTACTCCAGGCCCAAGCCTCGAAGGCAAAGGTGATCGGGCTCGCGAACGCCGGCGGCGACACCGTCAACGCCATCAAGCAGGCGGCCGAGTTCGGCATCACCAAGGGCGGCCAGAAGGTCTCGCCGCTGCTCGCCTTCGTGACCGACATCGACTCGATCGGGCTGGAGACCGCGCAGGGCCTGTTGCTGGCGGAAGCCTTCTACTGGGATCTGAACGACGACACCCGCGCGTTCTCGAAGCGCTTCCAGGAACGCATGAAGCGGCCGCCGACCTCGGCGCAAGCCGGCGTCTACTCTTCCGTGACGCACTATCTGAAGGCCGTGAAGTCGGCCGGCACGACCGACGCTGCAACAGTCATGAAAGTGATGAAGGAGACGCCGATCAACGACTTCTTCGCCAAGAACGGCAAGATCCGCGAGGACGGCCGCATGTTGCACGACATGTACCTGTTCGAGGTCAAGAAGCCGTCGGAATCCAAGGGCCGCTGGGACGACTACAAGCTGCTCGCCACCGTGCCCGGCAGCGAAGCGTTCCAGTCCCTGGAGCAGTCGCGCTGCCCGTTGGTGAAGAAATAAACCTCGTCATTGCGAGGAGCGAGGCGACGAAGCAATCCAGGCTGTCTCCGCGGAAACATTTCTGGATTGCTTCGCTTCGCTCGCAATGACGAGCGTCGATAGACCGAAGCAAACAACAGCAAGGGAGACGTCCCATGAACGACATGGTCCTGCAGAAGCTCGAAGGCGGGCTGCTCACCATCACCATGAACCGGCCCGAGCGGAAGAACGCGCTCAACCCGGACATGGTCGCCGGGCTGGTCGTGGCGGCACGGCGCGCGGCTGATGATCCGGAGGTGCGTGCGGTCTTGTTCAAGGGCGCGGGCGGCAGCTTCTGCGTCGGCGGCGACGTCAAGTCGATGGCCGAGGGCCGGGCGCCGCTGCCGTTCGAAGTGAAGATGGCGAACCTGCGCCGCGGCATGGAGGTGTCGCGCATCCTGCACCAGATGCCAAAACCCGTGGTGGCGCAGCTCGACGGCGCTGCCGCCGGCGCGGGTCTGTCGATGGCGCTGTCGTGCGACCTCCGCGTCGCCTCCGAATCCTGCAAGATCACCACCGCGTTCGCAAAGGTCGGCTTCTCCGGCGATTACGGCGGCACCTATTTCCTCACCCAGCTGCTCGGCAGCGCGCGGGCGCGCGAGCTCTATTTGACCTCGCCGGTGCTTTCCGCGAGGGAAGCGCATGCGATCGGCATGGTGACGAAGGTCGTCCCCGACGCCGAGATCGACGCGGCCGCGCACGAGCTCGCACTGTCGCTGGCGCAAGGGCCCTCGATCGCGCTCGGCTTCATCAAGCGCAACATCAACAATGCCGAGCATCTGGCGCTGGAGGATTGCTTCGACGGCGAGGCGATCCACCACACCCGCTGCAGC
This genomic window contains:
- the cyoB gene encoding cytochrome o ubiquinol oxidase subunit I, which translates into the protein MSPDLLKLIFGRLTFESLPLHEPIVVGTFAVVATGGLIMLAGLTYFRVWGYLWSEWFTSVDHKRIGIMYMILGIVMLLRGFADALMMRLQQALAFGGSEGYLNSHHYDQVFTAHGVIMIFFVAMPLVTGLMNFVVPLQIGARDVSFPFLNNFSFWMTVGGAVLVMASLFIGEFARTGWLAYPPLSNIGYSPDVGVDYCIWGLQVAGVGTTLSGINLICTIVKLRCPGMTMMRMPVFTWTALCTNVLIVASFPVLTVVLALLSLDRYVGTNFFTNDFGGSPMMYVNLIWIWGHPEVYILVLPAFGIFSEVTSTFSGKRLFGYTSMVYATVVITILSYLVWLHHFFTMGSGASVNSFFGITTMIISIPTGAKMFNWLFTMYRGRIRFELPMMWTIAFMLTFVLGGMTGVLLAVPPADFVLHNSLFLIAHFHNVIIGGVVFGAFAGIGYWFPKAFGFKLDPFWGKLSFWFWVTGFYLAFMPLYVLGLMGVTRRLRVFDDPSLQIWFIVAGIGAFLVFLGILSMLMQFAVSFLRREQLKDVTGDPWDARTLEWATSSPPPAYNFAFTPVVHDNDAWWDMKKRGYQRPLTGFKPIHMPSSTGTGIILAGFATAMGFGLIWYIWWLAAASFIAMLAVGIGHTFNYHRDFDIPAEDVIRAEDARTKLLAGAK
- the cyoA gene encoding ubiquinol oxidase subunit II, yielding MSRFKILALLPLAVALSGCNYIVLAPAGDIAAQQRDLVIISTVLMLLIVVPVMALTVLFAWRYRQSNTDARYEPEWDHSTSLELVIWSAPLLIIVCLGALTWMGTHLLDPYRTLGRIHADRAVDQSKAPLEVDVVALDWKWLFIYPDYGIATVNDLAAPVDRPINFRITASSVMNSFYIPALAGQIYAMPGMETKLHAVVNHAGTYRGFSANYSGAGFSGMHFNFQGFDDKGFDAWIASAKSGGGSLGRAEYLQLEKPSQNEPVRRYGTVDSDLYRLILNMCVETGKMCQSEMMAIDAKGGLGHEGLNNTLPLAYDKYARRGTALGPEPTFVAGTCTPDAPQGRTTASITAPVDTAPLLGAGLKRPTFTPLKSSSFFLGQRPKSDS
- a CDS encoding MFS transporter, with the protein product MAMAQTPAMADHSGEHGHDQASPGEIAIGVIIGRTSEFFDFFVFAIASVIVFPRLVFPFTSELTGTLYSFMVFALAFMARPIGTVIFMTVDRGYGKTAKLISALFLLGTATVAIAFLPGYHEIGAAAIWLLALARIAQGLAWGGAWDGMASLLALNAPPSQRGWYAMVPQLGAPLGLIVASGLFAYFAGNLSADDFFDWGWRYPFFVAFAINVVALFARLRMVTTEEYASLFETRELQPSRISETVAREGQNIMLGAFAPLASFALFHMVTVFPLSWVFLFTRESPVRFLIIEIVAAVFGVGAIVLSGVIADRVGRKSLLMGSAIAIAIYSGFAPQLLDAGAFGETIYMVIGFILLGLSFGQSSGAIASNFKQAYRYTASALTSDMAWLFGAGFAPLVALLLATNLGVIASGAYLLSGAFWTLLALWLSGQREAGDMDAGR
- a CDS encoding M48 family metalloprotease; this encodes MGRFQTAAAPPTVAMPKPKPAVAQTPATEKEHERILASYGGTYDDPRLESLVTKTVDRLVAASDRPDQGYRVTILNSGAVNAFALPNGQLYVTRGLLALASDTSELSSVLSHEMAHVLSKHAAMREDQARQAAIVTRVVTDMSNDPDLTALALAKTKLTMASFSRNQEFEADGVGVGISAKAHFDPYGAARFLSAMERNAELKVGKTSLDPRAQDFTSSHPATPERVQNAQTIARQYAAPEGGERDRETYLAAIDNLVYGEDPSEGFVRGRRFLHPKLGFTFQAPDNFTLDNTAQAVIGVRDGGSQAMRFDVVRVPAEQSLGDYLNSGWMEGVEKASTEDITINGFPAASATAKGDQWQFKVYALRFGSDVYRFIFAARQKSTESERNARETVGSFRRLTLDEIQAARPLRIKVITVQPGDTVESLSHRMAGVDHPAERFRVLNGLDRNAQVKVRDRVKVVAD
- a CDS encoding thermonuclease family protein, encoding MNKQSSRPTALELWLERNATFPGNVTRLLHLIVACLLVAARGASAAPCQFESQGEGRVAAIDARSLRLDDGREIRLTGIEPTATTKQALTTLLVGRDVILRSADDTPDRYGRQGALVFVGESDISVQATLLAQGDAIVSAEIADKDCAAALMASEAEARRQKKGSWADPSAIKNAESPDDILAGIGRFVVVEGKVLSVRQAGAMTYLNFGRNWTRGFAVTISKRMVPAFEGAGIVLKSLENKRIRVRGWAEGNTGPRIDVRLVGQIELLGANEPTGVRP
- a CDS encoding ABC transporter substrate-binding protein, coding for MKHVLSGIFAAALALSASAVQAQDKPPLKIGGILDMSSLYADITGPGSETAAKMAVEDFGGEVLGRKIQVLAADHQNKADLSANIARDMLDNQGVEMIYDVAASATALAAGEIAKARNKIIMFNGPGSIRLTNEACGPYTIHYVFDTYGQANVTGLAAVKSGLDTWYFLTADYAFGQDLEKDTSAVVTKTGGKVLGSVRHPLNTSDFSSFLLQAQASKAKVIGLANAGGDTVNAIKQAAEFGITKGGQKVSPLLAFVTDIDSIGLETAQGLLLAEAFYWDLNDDTRAFSKRFQERMKRPPTSAQAGVYSSVTHYLKAVKSAGTTDAATVMKVMKETPINDFFAKNGKIREDGRMLHDMYLFEVKKPSESKGRWDDYKLLATVPGSEAFQSLEQSRCPLVKK
- a CDS encoding enoyl-CoA hydratase, which codes for MNDMVLQKLEGGLLTITMNRPERKNALNPDMVAGLVVAARRAADDPEVRAVLFKGAGGSFCVGGDVKSMAEGRAPLPFEVKMANLRRGMEVSRILHQMPKPVVAQLDGAAAGAGLSMALSCDLRVASESCKITTAFAKVGFSGDYGGTYFLTQLLGSARARELYLTSPVLSAREAHAIGMVTKVVPDAEIDAAAHELALSLAQGPSIALGFIKRNINNAEHLALEDCFDGEAIHHTRCSDTEDHKEAAKAFVEKRKPTFKGA